In Pantoea agglomerans, the genomic stretch AGGAATCGGGCCTGGGCGATATTCAGGCGCTTAACAGCGCCATGATCGCCGCGGGCTTTAGCACCACGCTTAACGATGACCAGGGCCACCCGCACGAGCTGGGCACCAACAGCTTTGGCCTGGTCAGCGCCCTGTCGCCAGAGGATCTGCAGCGTCAGGCCGTCGCCGCAGGCGAAAGCGTGCTGCACCAGCAGCCCGAGGTCGCTGTCACGACGCTGGAGGCGTTTTTAGGCGACGCAACGCCCTGACCGCGCTCGCCATCCGTTCCGGTAAGCTGTGCGCAAGCGCGGGTTTTCAGCGATAAAGAGACGGTACAATCGTTTTTATGTCGCAGACCACTCTGACTGACATCGCAGCCTGACAGGTTAAAAGAGGATCGCCCAATGTGGAACGCTATTAGTCGTTTGTTAAGCGAACAGTTTGGCCATGCCGAAATTACCGAACGCCATGAACTCCCCGGCGGAGATGTGCATCCCGCCTGGCGTCTTCGCTATGGCGAGCATGACGTCTTTATGAAGTGCAACAGCCGTGACATGCTCACCCTTTTCACCTGGGAAGCCGATCAGCTGGCGCTGCTGGCGCGCACCCAAAGCGTCCGCGTGCCGGCGGTTTACGGCGTCGGGCACCATCGCGATCAGAGCTTTCTGCTACTGGAATATATTGCGCCGCAGCCGCTGGATGCGGAGAACGCCTTCCAGCTGGGCCAGCAGCTGGCGCGGCTGCACCAGTGGAGCGAACAGGCGCAGTTCGGCCTCGACTTCGATAACAATATTACCACCACGCCGCAGCCCAACAGCTGGCTGCGCCGCTGGTCGTTTTTCTTTGCGGAACAGCGCATCGGCTGGCAGCTTCAGCTGGCAGAAGAGAAAGGCATCGCCTACGGCAATACGGAAGAGATTGTTAACTGCGTGCAGCGCGCGCTGGCCACGCACCAGCCGCAGCCTTCCCTGCTGCATGGCGATCTCTGGCCGGCCAACTGCGCCGGCAGCGCCAGCGGCCCGTGGCTGTTCGATCCCGCCTGTTACTGGGGCGACCGCGAATGCGATCTGGCGATGCTCGGCTGGTTTCCCGATCTGCCGCGTCAAATTTATGAAGGCTATCAGTCGGTCTGGCCGCTGCCCGACGGCTTCTCACAGCGCCAGCCGGTCTATCAGCTCTACTACCTGCTTAACCGCGCCAACGTTTTTGGCGGCAGCTGGCTCAGCGAGGCGCGGTTTGCGGTTGCGCGCCTGCTGGAAGAGGACGCGCTGGCGCAGCGTCAGGCCAGACCGGCCTGACCCGTTACAGAAAGCCGAGCAGCGACAGCGCGAAATAGCCGGCGACGGCGATCACCACCGGCAGGATATAGAGCGGAAAAATCTGCAGGAAAATCGTGTGGTGCGGCACGCGGATTTTCTCTTCCAGCTGCTGGCGCGTACGGGCGGCGTCGCCGCGCGCCTGCTCCAGAATCAGCTGATCTTCGATTCCTTCTTTAATATGACGCACCTGACGCGCCATGCGCGAACCGGACGCTTCCAGCGCCAGACCAACGAATATCAGAATATAGATAATCCAGAAGCCGATATTCATCTGGCCGTTAAACTCCGGCACCGGCGAGTTACGCCAGAAGAAGCCGAGGAACGGCGTATTAAAGCGGATCATATCGACAATCACATGGACAAAGTCGAGCATAACGGCGTCGATGCCCGGCTGTTTTTCACTGTGCCTGAACATAAAGCCCAGCACTGAAATCACGGTCGACAACAGCGCGAGCAAAAAAATCGCCCAGCCAGCCACTCGCTTAAGGATGGCGATGCGGCCAGCCTGTTGATAAGTCATGGTATCTCCTGTACCTGAATCCAGTTTGCAGCCAGTCTACCTGCCTGTGGTTTTTATTTCCCGTAAAAAGCGCCGCCTGCACCACTTTCGCGGCGGGCGCCGCCCCATGATAAGGTAGCGCAAATTCGCTAAGGAGCCAGCCGATGAGTTATACCCGCCCCGTTTATGCCGCCCTGTTCGATATGGATGGCCTGATAATCGACTCCGAACCGCTGTGGGATCGGGCAGAACTGGATATTTTCGCCACACTGAACGTCGACCTGTCGCGCCGCAGCGAGCTGCCTGACACGCTGGGCCTGCGCATCGATCAGGTGGTGCGCATGTGGTATGAAATTCTGCCCTGGTCAGGCCCGGATCGGCAGACGGTCACGGCGCGCATTATCGCCCGCGCGCTGGCGCTGATTGAGGAGCAGCGGCCGCTGCTGCCCGGGGTGAAGCAGGCGCTGCAGCTCTGTCGGGAGCGCGGCCTGAAAACCGGTCTGGTCTCCGCCTCGCCGCTGATGATGCTGGAGCGCGTGCTGGCGCTGTTTGA encodes the following:
- the ghoS gene encoding type V toxin-antitoxin system endoribonuclease antitoxin GhoS, translating into MSDDLKRYIVTFHYQESGLGDIQALNSAMIAAGFSTTLNDDQGHPHELGTNSFGLVSALSPEDLQRQAVAAGESVLHQQPEVAVTTLEAFLGDATP
- a CDS encoding fructosamine kinase family protein; amino-acid sequence: MWNAISRLLSEQFGHAEITERHELPGGDVHPAWRLRYGEHDVFMKCNSRDMLTLFTWEADQLALLARTQSVRVPAVYGVGHHRDQSFLLLEYIAPQPLDAENAFQLGQQLARLHQWSEQAQFGLDFDNNITTTPQPNSWLRRWSFFFAEQRIGWQLQLAEEKGIAYGNTEEIVNCVQRALATHQPQPSLLHGDLWPANCAGSASGPWLFDPACYWGDRECDLAMLGWFPDLPRQIYEGYQSVWPLPDGFSQRQPVYQLYYLLNRANVFGGSWLSEARFAVARLLEEDALAQRQARPA
- a CDS encoding YniB family protein, translated to MTYQQAGRIAILKRVAGWAIFLLALLSTVISVLGFMFRHSEKQPGIDAVMLDFVHVIVDMIRFNTPFLGFFWRNSPVPEFNGQMNIGFWIIYILIFVGLALEASGSRMARQVRHIKEGIEDQLILEQARGDAARTRQQLEEKIRVPHHTIFLQIFPLYILPVVIAVAGYFALSLLGFL
- the hxpB gene encoding hexitol phosphatase HxpB produces the protein MSYTRPVYAALFDMDGLIIDSEPLWDRAELDIFATLNVDLSRRSELPDTLGLRIDQVVRMWYEILPWSGPDRQTVTARIIARALALIEEQRPLLPGVKQALQLCRERGLKTGLVSASPLMMLERVLALFDLRDYFDVLVSAEALPYSKPHPQVYLDAAAQLGIDPLNCVTLEDSVNGMIATKAARMRSVVVPPAALREDARWSLADVKLDDLTQLTAAHLLGDVAH